A genome region from Hevea brasiliensis isolate MT/VB/25A 57/8 chromosome 9, ASM3005281v1, whole genome shotgun sequence includes the following:
- the LOC110632043 gene encoding snakin-2 — protein MALRSLLLVAILLFCIAQVSSDIEIEEQSTELVKGANRRLLPFVDCGGLCKVRCSLHSRPNVCTRACGTCCFRCKCVPPGTSGNRELCGKCYTDMTTHGNKTKCP, from the exons TGGTGGCAATCCTTCTTTTCTGCATAGCCCAG GTTTCATCTGACATCGAGATTGAAGAGCAAAGCACCGAGTTGGTGAAAGGAGCTAACAGAAGGCTCTTGCCATTCGTGG ATTGTGGAGGGTTGTGCAAGGTGAGGTGTAGTTTGCACTCGAGGCCTAATGTTTGCACAAGGGCATGTGGCACCTGTTGCTTTAGGTGCAAGTGCGTGCCTCCAGGCACCTCTGGAAATAGAGAACTGTGTGGGAAATGTTACACTGACATGACTACTCATGGGAACAAGACTAAGTGCCCTTAG